Proteins encoded together in one Nitrospirota bacterium window:
- the rpsA gene encoding 30S ribosomal protein S1 has protein sequence MELQREELEKLYAETFHRLEEGKILCGRVLQVKHEGVIVDIGYKCEGFVPAEEFSEEELSKIKPGAEIEVYVVDINDSEGIVIVSKDKASKIKTWDVLEDAYEKGSQIDGKIIGKVKGGLTVDVSGVKAFLPGSQIDLRVSRDIDQLIGQTLPLKVIKVNHKRSNVIVSRRVLLEEERKKIREKTLSRLKEGAIVEGVIKNLTDYGAFIDLGGVDGLLHISDMSWGRISHPGELFSIGETVEVVILKFDSETGKVTLGYKQKRPDPWETADEKYAPGKKITGRAISLTDYGIFVAIEEGLEGLIHVTEIDWTEKVKKPSKYFSIGDTVDAVVLKVDKTERKISLSIKQLKPSPWEVIGQKYKIGQQVTGRVRSFTDFGAFVGLEEGVDALLHVSDMSWTKHIKHPSELLRKGQKIDAVVLSIEPEKGRMALGLKQLTPDPWIEEIPNKFKPDDKINGKIIKIADFGLFVELEGGVEGLIYSSEIEKDGKTLHEKLEEHFKIGDEITAKIIKVDTTERKIGLSMKMHSA, from the coding sequence ATGGAATTACAAAGGGAAGAACTGGAAAAGCTTTATGCCGAGACCTTTCACAGGCTCGAAGAAGGTAAAATCTTGTGTGGAAGGGTGCTCCAGGTGAAGCATGAGGGAGTGATAGTTGATATAGGCTATAAATGCGAAGGCTTTGTGCCAGCAGAGGAATTCTCTGAAGAAGAACTTTCTAAAATCAAGCCTGGAGCTGAGATAGAGGTTTACGTAGTAGATATAAACGACTCAGAGGGCATTGTAATTGTCTCGAAGGATAAGGCATCCAAGATAAAGACCTGGGATGTTTTAGAGGATGCTTATGAGAAGGGCTCACAGATAGATGGCAAAATTATTGGTAAGGTCAAGGGAGGTTTGACAGTTGATGTATCAGGTGTGAAGGCATTTCTCCCGGGCTCCCAGATAGACCTGAGGGTTTCCAGAGATATTGACCAGCTTATAGGCCAGACCCTTCCACTCAAAGTAATAAAAGTAAATCACAAGAGATCTAATGTCATTGTATCGAGAAGGGTTTTGCTTGAAGAAGAACGCAAAAAAATAAGGGAAAAAACCCTTTCAAGGCTTAAGGAAGGAGCTATTGTGGAAGGTGTTATAAAAAATCTTACAGACTATGGAGCCTTTATTGACCTTGGGGGAGTTGACGGACTTTTACACATATCAGACATGTCATGGGGCAGGATAAGCCATCCTGGTGAACTTTTCAGCATAGGGGAGACGGTTGAGGTGGTTATCCTCAAGTTTGACAGTGAGACAGGAAAAGTAACACTCGGCTATAAACAGAAAAGGCCTGATCCATGGGAAACCGCTGACGAGAAATATGCCCCTGGCAAGAAAATAACAGGAAGGGCTATAAGCCTTACTGATTATGGCATCTTTGTAGCGATCGAAGAGGGGCTTGAAGGGCTTATCCATGTTACAGAGATAGACTGGACAGAAAAAGTTAAAAAGCCATCCAAATATTTCTCCATTGGCGATACTGTAGATGCAGTAGTCCTTAAGGTTGATAAGACTGAAAGGAAGATATCCCTTAGCATAAAACAGCTCAAGCCAAGCCCGTGGGAAGTAATTGGCCAGAAATACAAGATTGGCCAGCAAGTAACAGGCAGGGTGAGGAGTTTTACAGATTTCGGGGCATTCGTTGGTCTCGAGGAGGGTGTTGATGCCCTTCTTCACGTATCTGATATGTCGTGGACAAAACACATAAAACACCCATCAGAACTCCTCAGAAAGGGCCAGAAAATAGATGCTGTGGTGCTAAGCATTGAACCTGAAAAAGGCAGAATGGCCCTTGGCTTGAAACAGCTTACTCCAGACCCATGGATTGAGGAGATTCCGAATAAATTTAAACCCGATGATAAAATAAATGGTAAAATAATTAAGATTGCAGATTTTGGACTTTTTGTGGAACTTGAAGGAGGCGTTGAGGGTCTTATATACTCTTCAGAAATTGAAAAAGACGGAAAAACTCTACATGAAAAATTAGAGGAACATTTTAAAATTGGAGATGAAATTACGGCAAAGATAATCAAGGTTGATACTACTGAGAGAAAAATCGGGCTCAGCATGAAAATGCACAGCGCATGA
- the aroA gene encoding 3-phosphoshikimate 1-carboxyvinyltransferase: MERINIKNKGHIKGELIPPPDKSISHRAVMFASIAEGRSIIRNCLMAEDPISTMNAMRMMGVEIELAEEEVKKVRSLEDKRVSTSHLLNFTTSIIINGKGLYGLKEPFDVINCGNSGTTIRLISGILAGNSFFSVLTGDDSLKQRPMARVIKPLREMGAEISARDNDRYLPMAIKGGNLKAIDYSMPVASAQVKSCLTLAGLYADGTTTITEPYKSRDHTERILKAMGADIEVEGLTIRVKGQGSRVKELSPIDITAPADFSSAAFFIVAALIVPDSEILIKGVGINPTRTGLLNVIKDMGGVVKLENIRDVSGEPVADIYCKTTDNLRAVKIGKEIMPSLIDEFPILCVLATQAEGITEIRGAEELRVKESDRIASMAGELKKFGVEIDELEDGLIVKGRGKLKGATVQSHGDHRVAMSMAIAGLVADGETTIEDTACVNTSYPGFMETLDKLRSEK, translated from the coding sequence TTGGAACGGATTAATATAAAAAATAAAGGGCATATAAAAGGAGAGCTGATTCCTCCACCTGATAAATCTATCTCCCACAGGGCTGTGATGTTTGCCTCCATTGCAGAAGGCAGAAGCATCATAAGGAACTGCCTTATGGCAGAAGACCCTATTAGCACAATGAATGCTATGAGGATGATGGGAGTGGAGATTGAGTTAGCAGAGGAGGAAGTTAAGAAGGTAAGAAGTTTAGAAGATAAGAGAGTCTCAACTTCTCATCTTCTCAACTTCACAACTTCTATCATTATTAACGGTAAAGGCCTGTATGGCCTTAAAGAGCCCTTTGATGTCATAAATTGCGGCAATTCAGGAACTACAATCAGACTTATATCAGGCATACTTGCAGGCAATTCGTTCTTCTCTGTTCTTACAGGTGACGACTCTTTAAAGCAGAGGCCAATGGCAAGGGTTATCAAACCGCTCAGAGAAATGGGTGCAGAGATATCAGCGAGAGATAATGATAGGTACCTGCCAATGGCCATAAAGGGTGGAAATCTCAAGGCAATAGATTACAGCATGCCTGTAGCGTCTGCTCAGGTAAAATCATGTCTGACCCTGGCAGGGCTATATGCAGATGGCACGACAACTATCACAGAGCCTTACAAATCCCGTGACCATACGGAGAGGATACTTAAGGCGATGGGGGCAGACATTGAAGTGGAGGGACTGACAATAAGGGTCAAGGGTCAAGGGTCAAGGGTCAAGGAATTAAGTCCAATTGATATTACTGCCCCTGCTGATTTTTCATCTGCAGCGTTTTTTATTGTAGCAGCGCTTATAGTCCCTGATTCAGAGATATTAATTAAGGGCGTTGGAATAAATCCAACGAGAACTGGGCTGCTAAATGTGATAAAGGATATGGGTGGAGTCGTTAAACTGGAAAACATCAGAGATGTTTCAGGAGAACCTGTTGCAGATATTTACTGCAAGACTACTGATAATCTCAGGGCTGTAAAAATAGGAAAAGAGATAATGCCTTCTTTGATAGATGAATTCCCAATCCTCTGCGTTCTTGCAACACAGGCAGAAGGAATTACAGAGATAAGGGGTGCTGAGGAGTTAAGGGTAAAGGAATCAGACAGGATAGCATCTATGGCAGGAGAGCTTAAAAAATTCGGTGTGGAGATTGATGAACTTGAGGATGGGCTGATTGTTAAAGGTAGAGGAAAACTTAAAGGTGCTACTGTACAGAGCCATGGCGACCACAGGGTTGCAATGTCCATGGCCATTGCAGGCCTTGTGGCTGATGGTGAAACGACTATCGAGGACACAGCATGTGTGAATACATCTTATCCAGGGTTTATGGAAACCCTGGATAAATTAAGAAGTGAGAAGTGA
- a CDS encoding four helix bundle protein, with translation MRYKELKVWQKAHNNALKAIELYKNIDSKKFDNIFKQFISSITSISANIAEGSGGFKDKEFVRFLNIALRSAYEADNWISLIKDSKIIENKGCNKIEIIEAQNEEIVKMLVKLIQSQTNP, from the coding sequence TTGCGATACAAAGAATTAAAAGTTTGGCAGAAGGCTCACAACAATGCACTGAAGGCTATTGAACTTTACAAAAATATTGATAGTAAAAAATTTGATAATATTTTTAAACAATTTATTAGCTCTATAACATCAATTAGTGCTAATATTGCAGAAGGGAGTGGAGGTTTTAAAGATAAAGAGTTTGTAAGATTTTTAAATATTGCCCTTCGTTCAGCGTATGAAGCAGATAATTGGATAAGTTTAATAAAAGATTCAAAAATAATTGAGAATAAAGGTTGTAATAAAATTGAAATTATAGAGGCTCAAAATGAAGAAATCGTAAAAATGCTCGTAAAGCTTATTCAGAGCCAAACAAATCCTTAA
- the sppA gene encoding signal peptide peptidase SppA, producing the protein MKKACLFFLGFIVLLIIISVIIAFTRRVPLTDRVALIRVEGVILDSKAVIDELKEYSRDSSIKAIVLRVDSPGGGVAPSQEIYEEVKKAKTKKKIVVSMGSVAASGGYYVACPADKIVANPGTLTGSIGVIMEIPNFEGLMKKIGVKTEVIKSGRHKDIASVFRSMSPEERDILQSVLDDVHDQFIKAVAEGRNMKFDYVRSLADGRIFTGNKAKEFGLVDEIGNLEDAILLAAELSGIKGEPEVVSKKEKFNIFELLRGRFPKDLSEIFPTIKLKYILTP; encoded by the coding sequence ATGAAAAAAGCCTGCCTGTTTTTTCTTGGTTTTATAGTATTGCTGATTATTATCAGCGTTATTATTGCCTTTACCCGCAGGGTGCCGCTTACTGACAGGGTGGCCCTCATAAGGGTTGAAGGAGTAATCCTCGATTCTAAGGCCGTCATCGACGAGTTGAAGGAATATTCCAGGGATTCATCGATAAAGGCTATTGTCTTAAGGGTTGACAGCCCTGGAGGCGGAGTTGCACCTTCGCAGGAGATATATGAGGAGGTGAAAAAAGCAAAGACGAAAAAGAAGATTGTGGTTTCCATGGGCTCTGTAGCAGCGTCCGGAGGCTATTATGTTGCATGCCCTGCTGATAAGATTGTCGCCAATCCAGGAACACTTACAGGTTCGATAGGGGTTATAATGGAGATACCCAATTTTGAGGGGCTTATGAAGAAGATCGGTGTGAAGACAGAAGTTATAAAGAGCGGCAGACATAAAGACATTGCCTCGGTTTTCAGGTCCATGTCCCCGGAGGAGAGAGATATACTTCAGTCAGTTCTCGATGATGTCCACGACCAGTTCATAAAGGCTGTGGCTGAGGGAAGAAATATGAAATTTGATTATGTCAGGTCACTGGCCGATGGCCGCATCTTTACAGGCAATAAAGCCAAAGAGTTCGGCCTTGTGGATGAGATAGGCAATCTCGAAGACGCTATCCTCCTGGCCGCTGAACTTAGCGGCATAAAAGGGGAACCGGAAGTCGTATCAAAGAAGGAAAAATTCAATATTTTTGAGCTTCTTAGAGGAAGGTTTCCCAAAGACCTGAGCGAGATCTTTCCAACTATTAAACTAAAATACATCCTTACACCTTAA
- a CDS encoding integration host factor subunit beta produces MTKAALIEKVSEKVGSLTKKQTEVVVEAIFDSIKEALAKGEKVEIRGFGNFRLRHRRFRKARNPKTGASVEVPPKRVPYFKVGKELKEMVDR; encoded by the coding sequence ATGACAAAGGCGGCTCTTATCGAAAAAGTATCAGAAAAGGTTGGAAGTCTGACTAAAAAGCAGACAGAGGTTGTTGTAGAGGCAATCTTTGATAGCATCAAAGAAGCACTTGCAAAGGGAGAAAAGGTTGAAATAAGGGGTTTTGGCAATTTCAGGCTCCGCCACAGGAGATTCAGAAAGGCAAGAAATCCAAAAACAGGCGCCTCAGTTGAAGTTCCACCAAAAAGGGTTCCTTATTTCAAGGTTGGCAAAGAGCTTAAGGAGATGGTGGATAGGTGA
- the ispH gene encoding 4-hydroxy-3-methylbut-2-enyl diphosphate reductase, translating into MQIIVAKRAGFCFGVKRALDMAFNVARESKEGVFTFGPIIHNPQVVEELSQKGVRAIDVVDSPEIKVLIIRTHGVSPRIYEETQKRDYKVIDATCPFVKKAQYYAKTLKDEGYKILILGDRNHPEVQGLLGFAGDNVIIIGGDEAMPHLEGRVGIIVQTTQPLDALKRIVCHLLGSVREIKVYNTICDSTALRLEETKELAKAVDLMLVIGGKNSANTTQLARLCRELGVKIYHIETAEELDNGWFDGVEKVGITGGASTPQWIIDDVIKKLKEISLRR; encoded by the coding sequence ATGCAGATAATAGTTGCCAAAAGAGCGGGCTTTTGCTTTGGTGTAAAGAGGGCCTTAGATATGGCCTTTAATGTAGCCAGAGAGTCAAAAGAGGGTGTTTTTACTTTTGGCCCTATAATTCACAATCCGCAGGTCGTTGAGGAGCTTTCTCAAAAAGGGGTAAGGGCTATTGATGTTGTGGACTCCCCTGAGATAAAGGTGCTTATTATAAGGACTCATGGTGTGTCGCCGAGGATTTATGAGGAAACCCAAAAAAGAGATTATAAGGTAATAGATGCTACATGCCCTTTTGTGAAGAAAGCCCAGTATTATGCTAAAACCCTTAAAGACGAAGGCTATAAGATACTTATACTCGGAGACAGAAATCACCCTGAGGTTCAGGGGCTGCTGGGTTTTGCCGGTGATAATGTTATTATTATAGGTGGTGATGAAGCCATGCCGCACCTTGAAGGAAGAGTTGGTATAATCGTGCAGACCACCCAGCCGCTTGATGCATTAAAAAGAATTGTCTGCCATTTGCTCGGCTCAGTGAGGGAAATAAAGGTTTATAATACTATCTGTGATTCAACTGCCTTGAGACTTGAAGAGACAAAAGAGCTTGCAAAGGCCGTTGACCTTATGCTTGTTATTGGTGGTAAAAATAGTGCAAACACAACTCAGCTTGCCAGACTTTGCAGGGAGCTGGGTGTTAAGATATATCACATAGAGACAGCGGAGGAGCTCGACAATGGTTGGTTTGATGGGGTTGAGAAAGTTGGCATAACAGGAGGGGCATCAACCCCTCAGTGGATTATTGACGATGTGATAAAAAAGCTTAAGGAAATTTCTCTCAGGAGGTAA
- a CDS encoding (d)CMP kinase, which translates to MKDVITIDGPSGAGKSTVSRLLAKRLGYNYLDTGALYRAVAWKIRKEGIDPADEKRLKEILTAIKINFNGDRITVNGQDVTTDIRSPEIGELSSKVSAIPAVRQMLFGLQREIGLKGRVVIEGRDIGTVIFPEAKNKFFLDASPEERGKRRYMELKKNGVEINLKDTIEDIKKRDYRDSTRQYSPLKKAEDAVYIDTSNLDIEGVIAKIMEALEKDP; encoded by the coding sequence ATGAAAGACGTTATCACAATAGATGGCCCTTCTGGGGCAGGTAAAAGCACTGTATCGAGGCTTCTTGCAAAGAGGCTTGGTTATAATTACCTCGATACAGGTGCCCTGTACAGGGCAGTGGCCTGGAAAATAAGGAAAGAGGGCATAGACCCTGCGGATGAGAAACGTCTAAAAGAGATTTTAACTGCGATTAAAATAAACTTCAATGGAGACAGGATTACAGTGAATGGCCAGGACGTGACGACTGATATAAGAAGCCCTGAGATAGGAGAACTTTCCTCCAAGGTTTCAGCCATTCCTGCTGTCAGACAGATGCTTTTTGGTTTACAGAGGGAGATAGGGCTTAAGGGGAGAGTGGTCATTGAAGGGAGGGACATTGGCACTGTTATCTTCCCTGAAGCAAAAAACAAATTTTTTCTTGATGCCAGCCCTGAAGAAAGGGGCAAAAGAAGGTACATGGAGCTTAAAAAGAACGGGGTTGAAATAAACTTGAAAGATACAATTGAAGACATTAAGAAGAGAGATTATAGAGACTCTACAAGGCAGTATTCTCCTTTGAAAAAAGCCGAAGATGCAGTTTATATAGATACAAGTAATCTTGATATAGAGGGAGTAATTGCAAAAATAATGGAGGCTTTAGAGAAAGACCCTTGA
- a CDS encoding 1-acyl-sn-glycerol-3-phosphate acyltransferase produces MNFIYRIVVIIIRIIFRLNGGLEIEGKENIPGEGGLIVASNHVSYLDPPLIGAAMHRRATFMARKGLFKVPVLGCFIKHFAIPVKRGGHGGVSSIKEAIERLKRGGLLVIFPEGMRSAHGELLEAKRGIGMLVSMSNAPVVPAFIAGSDKALPVGARWIKRARITVTFGKPLYFSLNKSRYDSIPRGREEYDNISKEVMNAIRGLKVYDS; encoded by the coding sequence TTGAACTTCATTTATAGAATTGTCGTCATCATTATAAGAATTATTTTTAGGTTAAATGGAGGACTGGAGATCGAAGGCAAAGAAAATATACCAGGTGAAGGTGGATTGATTGTGGCTTCTAATCATGTAAGCTATCTGGATCCGCCACTTATAGGAGCTGCAATGCATAGAAGGGCTACTTTCATGGCAAGAAAAGGGCTCTTTAAAGTACCTGTGCTTGGATGCTTTATAAAGCACTTTGCTATTCCTGTAAAAAGGGGTGGGCATGGTGGTGTATCGAGCATAAAGGAGGCAATAGAAAGGCTGAAGAGGGGAGGACTTCTTGTCATATTTCCAGAGGGCATGAGGAGTGCTCACGGCGAACTTCTTGAGGCCAAAAGAGGCATTGGTATGCTTGTGTCAATGAGCAATGCCCCTGTGGTGCCAGCTTTTATTGCAGGCTCGGATAAGGCCCTGCCAGTAGGAGCGCGATGGATAAAAAGGGCCAGGATAACAGTGACGTTTGGTAAACCTTTGTATTTTTCATTGAATAAAAGTCGATACGACTCGATTCCGAGAGGCAGAGAAGAATACGACAATATAAGCAAGGAAGTAATGAATGCGATAAGAGGGTTAAAGGTCTACGACTCGTAG